One Solirubrobacter pauli DNA segment encodes these proteins:
- a CDS encoding universal stress protein produces MTASPVILCYDGSDDAAVAIQRAAALFGGRPAVVLVAWPRAQAQLTYAWPGMVYAEDLDALDKAAADAAAELAERGATLAREAGLDAEPMAMRASGPIWQAILAAADDRDAAAIVLGSRGLSGIRSLVLGSVSNAVVHHATRPTLVVRHGCPAEDQDVAQAA; encoded by the coding sequence ATGACCGCCTCCCCCGTGATCCTCTGCTACGACGGCTCCGATGACGCCGCGGTCGCCATCCAGCGCGCCGCGGCGCTGTTCGGAGGGCGCCCCGCGGTCGTGCTCGTCGCCTGGCCACGCGCCCAGGCGCAGCTCACCTACGCCTGGCCGGGCATGGTCTACGCGGAGGACCTCGACGCGCTCGACAAGGCCGCCGCGGACGCCGCCGCCGAGCTGGCCGAGCGGGGCGCCACGCTGGCCCGCGAGGCCGGCCTGGACGCAGAGCCGATGGCCATGCGCGCGAGCGGCCCGATCTGGCAGGCGATCCTCGCCGCGGCCGACGACCGCGACGCCGCCGCGATCGTGCTCGGGTCGCGCGGGCTGAGCGGCATCCGGTCGCTCGTCCTCGGCAGCGTGAGCAACGCTGTCGTCCACCACGCCACGCGCCCGACGCTCGTCGTCCGCCACGGCTGCCCGGCCGAGGACCAGGATGTCGCCCAGGCCGCTTGA
- a CDS encoding phosphoketolase family protein: MTETPAPLSAEEVARLDAWWRAANYLSVGQIYLLGNPLLREPLLPEHVKPRLLGHWGTTPGLNLLYAHLNRVIQAHDLSTIYIAGPGHGGPGLVASTWLEGSYSEVYPNIGRDEDGIRKLFRQFSFPGGIPSHVAPETPGSIHEGGELGYALAHAYGAALDNPDLLVACVIGDGEAETGPLAASWHSNKFLNPARDGAVLPILHLNGYKIANPTVLSRITHDELDALMRGYGHTPFFVETDDLETVHQELAGTLDAIVADIARIQDDARNGSTERPRWPMLVLRTPKGWTGPNEATPASHQVPLSGLAGHEERVEQLEAWMRSYRPEELFDDQGRPLPEVVALAPAGERRMGANPHANGGLLLHDLELPDFRDYAVEVDSPGYSSSEATRVLGGWLRDVAVANDTSFRIFGPDETVSNRLGAVVEATDRAWMAEIKDADEHMAPDGRVMEVLSEHLCQGWLEGYLLTGRHGLFNSYEAFIHIVDSMFNQHAKWLKTTRHIPWRRPVASLNYLLSSHVWRQDHNGFSHQDPGFIDHVVNKKSEVIRVYLPPDANCLLSVADHCLRSRHYVNVIVAGKQPALDYLTMDEAVAHCTRGIGIWDWASSDGGGEPDVVLACAGDIPTLETVAAAALLREHLPELKVRVINVVDLMRLQDESEHPHGLSHGLFDALFTTDKPVIFAYHGYPWLIHRLTYRRTNHMNLHVRGYKEEGTTTTPFDMVMLNDMDRFHLVIDVIDRVPGLGQRAALLRQQMVDERLRARAYTREHGDDPAELRDWVWTTENP; this comes from the coding sequence ATGACCGAGACGCCTGCTCCGCTGTCGGCGGAGGAGGTCGCGCGGCTGGACGCCTGGTGGCGCGCCGCCAACTACCTGTCCGTCGGGCAGATCTACCTGCTCGGGAACCCGCTCCTGCGCGAGCCGCTCCTGCCCGAGCACGTCAAGCCGCGGCTGCTCGGCCACTGGGGGACGACGCCCGGGCTGAACCTGCTGTACGCGCACCTGAACCGCGTCATCCAGGCTCACGACCTGAGCACGATCTACATCGCCGGTCCCGGGCACGGCGGCCCCGGGCTCGTCGCCAGCACGTGGCTGGAGGGCAGCTACAGCGAGGTCTATCCGAACATCGGGCGCGACGAGGACGGCATCCGCAAGCTGTTCCGCCAGTTCTCCTTCCCGGGTGGCATCCCGAGCCACGTCGCGCCTGAGACGCCCGGCTCGATCCACGAGGGCGGTGAGCTCGGGTACGCGCTCGCGCACGCCTACGGCGCCGCGCTCGACAACCCGGATCTGCTCGTCGCGTGTGTGATCGGCGACGGCGAGGCCGAGACCGGCCCGCTCGCCGCGAGCTGGCACTCGAACAAGTTCCTCAACCCGGCGCGTGACGGCGCCGTGCTGCCGATCCTGCACCTGAACGGCTACAAGATCGCCAACCCGACGGTGCTCAGCCGGATCACGCACGACGAGCTCGACGCGTTGATGCGCGGTTACGGGCACACGCCGTTCTTCGTCGAGACCGACGACCTCGAGACGGTCCACCAGGAGCTCGCGGGCACGCTCGACGCGATCGTCGCCGACATCGCGCGGATCCAGGACGACGCGCGCAACGGCAGCACCGAGCGTCCGCGCTGGCCGATGCTCGTGCTGCGGACGCCGAAGGGCTGGACCGGGCCGAACGAGGCCACGCCGGCCTCGCACCAGGTGCCGCTGTCCGGGCTCGCCGGGCACGAGGAGCGCGTCGAGCAGCTCGAGGCGTGGATGCGGTCGTACCGGCCCGAGGAGCTGTTCGACGACCAGGGCCGCCCGCTGCCCGAGGTGGTCGCCCTCGCACCGGCCGGCGAGCGCCGGATGGGCGCCAACCCGCACGCCAACGGCGGACTGCTGCTGCACGACCTGGAGCTGCCGGACTTCCGCGACTACGCGGTCGAGGTCGACTCCCCCGGCTACAGCTCGAGCGAGGCCACGCGCGTGCTCGGCGGCTGGCTGCGCGACGTCGCGGTCGCCAACGACACGTCGTTCCGCATCTTCGGCCCCGACGAGACCGTCTCGAACCGGCTCGGCGCCGTCGTCGAGGCGACCGACCGCGCGTGGATGGCCGAGATCAAGGACGCCGACGAGCACATGGCGCCGGACGGCCGGGTGATGGAGGTGCTGAGCGAGCACCTGTGCCAGGGCTGGCTCGAGGGCTACCTGCTGACCGGGCGCCACGGGCTGTTCAACAGCTACGAGGCGTTCATCCACATCGTCGACTCGATGTTCAACCAACACGCGAAGTGGCTCAAGACGACGCGCCACATCCCGTGGCGGCGGCCGGTCGCGTCGCTCAACTACCTGCTCTCCTCGCACGTCTGGCGCCAGGACCACAACGGCTTCTCGCACCAGGACCCGGGGTTCATCGACCACGTCGTCAACAAGAAGTCCGAGGTCATCCGCGTCTACCTGCCGCCGGACGCGAACTGCCTGCTCTCGGTCGCCGACCACTGCCTGCGCAGCCGCCACTACGTGAACGTGATCGTCGCCGGCAAGCAGCCCGCGCTCGACTACCTGACGATGGACGAGGCGGTCGCGCACTGCACGCGCGGCATCGGCATCTGGGACTGGGCGTCCAGCGACGGGGGCGGCGAGCCCGACGTCGTCCTCGCGTGCGCGGGCGACATCCCGACGCTGGAGACCGTCGCCGCGGCCGCGCTCCTGCGCGAGCACCTGCCCGAGCTGAAGGTGCGCGTGATCAACGTGGTCGACCTGATGCGCCTGCAGGACGAGAGCGAGCACCCGCACGGCCTCAGCCACGGCCTGTTCGACGCGCTGTTCACCACCGACAAGCCCGTGATCTTCGCCTACCACGGCTACCCGTGGCTGATCCACCGGCTCACGTACCGCCGCACGAACCACATGAACCTGCACGTGCGCGGCTACAAGGAGGAGGGCACGACCACGACGCCGTTCGACATGGTGATGCTCAACGACATGGACCGCTTCCACCTGGTGATCGACGTGATCGACCGGGTGCCGGGACTGGGCCAGCGCGCCGCGCTGCTGCGCCAGCAGATGGTCGACGAGCGGCTGCGGGCCCGCGCCTACACGCGCGAGCACGGCGACGACCCGGCCGAGCTGCGCGACTGGGTCTGGACTACGGAAAACCCGTAG
- a CDS encoding FAD-dependent oxidoreductase, with protein sequence MSNQPHIVIAGGGVAAIEAVAALRAAVGPHPRITVLAPNDVLNPPPASVAAPFGFGLPNPVPFAVIQRYAPFDHRPAKLVRVEADQHVVVDDHGDRLRYDALLVAPGARSLPAVSDAITFTGPASVPAVEAALAETATLAFVLPSVSTWALPLYELAMMAATELRSRGREPRVTIVTPEPVPLWMFGSEAGAAVSEHLAARGIALRAGVRLAEVHPGWVELDGADPVPAGRVIAMPRLVGPAIAGLPHDPSGFVPVDGHGRVPGLADVFAAGDVTTFPLKQGGLSAQQADVAAAAIAADRGLGPAPEPWQPVLRGLLLTGGAPLYLRAPVSLDGEPLPTTERTVWHTPLWSPPGKVAGRYLAPLLATARPPRLASAPMEDVPLRRARQNV encoded by the coding sequence ATGAGCAACCAGCCGCACATCGTCATCGCGGGTGGGGGCGTCGCCGCCATCGAGGCGGTTGCGGCGCTCCGGGCCGCGGTCGGCCCACATCCACGCATCACCGTCCTCGCGCCCAACGACGTGCTGAACCCGCCACCCGCCTCGGTCGCCGCGCCGTTCGGCTTCGGGCTGCCGAACCCGGTCCCGTTCGCGGTCATCCAGCGCTACGCGCCGTTCGACCATCGTCCGGCCAAGCTGGTGCGGGTCGAGGCGGACCAGCACGTGGTCGTCGACGATCACGGTGACCGCCTGCGCTACGACGCGCTGCTCGTGGCGCCGGGCGCACGGTCGCTTCCCGCCGTGTCGGACGCGATCACGTTCACCGGCCCGGCTTCCGTTCCGGCCGTCGAGGCGGCGCTCGCCGAGACGGCGACGCTGGCCTTCGTGCTCCCGAGCGTCTCGACCTGGGCGCTGCCGCTGTACGAGCTGGCGATGATGGCCGCGACCGAGCTGCGCAGCCGCGGGCGCGAGCCGCGCGTCACGATCGTCACCCCCGAGCCCGTGCCGCTGTGGATGTTCGGCAGCGAGGCCGGCGCGGCCGTGTCCGAGCACCTCGCGGCGCGCGGGATCGCCCTGCGCGCCGGCGTGCGGCTGGCCGAAGTGCATCCCGGGTGGGTCGAGCTCGACGGCGCCGATCCCGTGCCGGCGGGCCGCGTGATCGCGATGCCGCGCCTGGTCGGACCGGCGATCGCGGGGCTGCCGCACGACCCGTCCGGGTTCGTCCCGGTCGACGGCCACGGCCGGGTGCCCGGCCTGGCGGATGTGTTCGCGGCCGGCGACGTGACGACGTTCCCGCTCAAGCAGGGCGGGCTGTCGGCGCAGCAGGCCGACGTCGCGGCCGCCGCGATCGCCGCCGACCGCGGGCTCGGACCGGCCCCGGAGCCCTGGCAGCCGGTGCTGCGCGGGCTGCTCCTCACGGGCGGCGCGCCGCTGTACCTGCGCGCGCCCGTGAGCCTGGACGGGGAGCCGCTCCCAACGACCGAGCGGACCGTGTGGCACACGCCGCTGTGGTCGCCACCCGGCAAGGTCGCCGGGCGCTACCTCGCGCCGTTGCTGGCGACGGCGCGCCCGCCGCGGCTGGCGAGCGCGCCGATGGAGGACGTGCCGCTCAGGCGCGCGCGCCAGAACGTGTGA
- a CDS encoding L,D-transpeptidase family protein, with the protein MNHRLTLLLAALVAMIASLPATAVAAPRCDAKTAALQERLEALHFPGGAVDGCAGPSTRAAVQAFQKANGLSADGVAGPKTRAALDAPAALTPVSARPGLHVEVDLSRQLLLVVRDGAVERVYSVSTGKQGYETPVGTFKIGRKERRSWSVPYKVWLPYASYFVGGVAFHAGTTDVERASHGCVRVPAAFARELYDLLAPGTTVIVTRSGARA; encoded by the coding sequence ATGAACCACCGTCTGACCCTGTTGCTCGCGGCGCTCGTCGCGATGATCGCCTCCCTGCCCGCCACCGCCGTCGCCGCCCCGCGCTGCGATGCCAAGACCGCCGCGCTCCAGGAGCGGCTCGAGGCCCTGCACTTCCCCGGCGGCGCCGTCGACGGCTGCGCGGGACCGTCCACCCGCGCCGCCGTCCAGGCGTTCCAGAAGGCCAACGGCCTCAGCGCCGACGGCGTCGCCGGCCCGAAGACCCGCGCCGCGCTCGACGCGCCCGCGGCGCTCACGCCCGTGAGCGCGCGCCCCGGCCTGCACGTCGAGGTCGACCTGTCCCGCCAGCTGCTGCTCGTCGTCCGCGATGGCGCGGTCGAGCGGGTCTACTCCGTCTCGACCGGCAAGCAGGGCTACGAGACGCCCGTCGGCACGTTCAAGATCGGCCGCAAGGAGCGCCGGTCGTGGTCGGTCCCGTACAAGGTCTGGCTGCCGTACGCGAGCTACTTCGTCGGTGGCGTCGCCTTCCACGCCGGCACCACCGACGTCGAGCGGGCGAGCCACGGCTGCGTCCGCGTGCCCGCCGCGTTCGCGCGCGAGCTCTACGACCTGCTCGCGCCCGGCACGACCGTGATCGTCACACGTTCTGGCGCGCGCGCCTGA
- a CDS encoding RNA polymerase sigma factor, which translates to MLLIFIAVVDPPQRGERRLIKRAQGGDVGAFEQLLEANGAAMRRLAYSMLGDEATMDDVLQTAYVRAFRALPKFDGRSSFGTWLHRIVANAAVDELRRIARRGEVDLEALEGRAAASSPDIGDASDTRMDLANALAGLPADLRIVVLMVDAEGYSYDEVAEVVGIPPGTVASRLSRARAALRPVLDARSEAA; encoded by the coding sequence ATGCTGCTCATCTTCATCGCCGTCGTGGACCCGCCGCAGCGCGGGGAACGGCGCCTGATCAAGCGCGCGCAGGGCGGTGACGTCGGCGCGTTCGAGCAGCTGCTCGAGGCCAACGGCGCCGCCATGCGCCGGCTCGCCTACTCGATGCTCGGCGACGAGGCCACGATGGACGACGTCCTCCAGACCGCGTACGTGCGCGCCTTCCGCGCGCTGCCGAAGTTCGACGGGCGCTCGAGCTTCGGCACCTGGCTGCACCGGATCGTCGCCAACGCGGCGGTCGACGAGCTGCGCCGGATCGCCCGCCGCGGCGAGGTCGACCTCGAGGCCCTCGAAGGCCGCGCGGCCGCCTCCAGCCCCGACATCGGCGACGCGAGCGACACCCGCATGGACCTCGCCAACGCGCTCGCCGGCCTGCCGGCGGACCTGCGCATCGTCGTCCTGATGGTGGACGCCGAGGGCTACAGCTACGACGAAGTGGCGGAGGTCGTCGGCATCCCGCCGGGCACCGTCGCGTCGCGCCTGAGCCGCGCCCGCGCGGCGCTCCGTCCTGTCCTGGACGCCCGATCGGAGGCGGCATGA
- a CDS encoding M28 family metallopeptidase produces MSPRDPGAKRFVEGVSVPSITEHQTALQRIATLNDDTREVFSPGYQESLDYVVSTLREAGYRPQVTQFNYPTWGESQAPVLNQVKPTPKVYRPGTAEQSDLPDSDFITMANSPTTVLTNAPVFPVGGIVDPPTGGSTSGCAAADYAGVSGKIALVQRGTCAFIEKWQLAQAAGATGVIIYNEGNTPERQNPIFVDNQPDPPATIAAVITSYALGNELLQAYKQGKNPTVDFKVYGTFTDRFLPQVIAETKGGDPNHVVLAGAHLDSVPEGPGINDDGSGTSTLLSMARELSEGRYNLRNKVRFMWFGAEENGLVGSSYYARNLSQKEVDKIDVMLDYDMLSSANYIRGVYDGDGDDTEDGSEASESPDSGKVEAVFEDWFRSQGQPVVKGPFDGRSDYVGFTLRGIPSGGIYAGAEGVKTPEEEQIFGGAAGSWYDPCYHQICDNLSTVFTGVMPLSAEGLAPGGTDAEKRAARRKMSGGALKSLKELAAAASYAVYYFGASRDAFGTKPGGHKPPKWPRRGPRWHGHEHRVGR; encoded by the coding sequence GTGTCGCCGCGGGACCCAGGCGCGAAGCGCTTCGTCGAGGGCGTCTCCGTCCCGAGCATCACCGAGCATCAGACCGCGCTGCAGCGGATCGCGACGCTCAACGACGACACCCGCGAGGTGTTCTCGCCCGGCTACCAGGAGTCGCTGGACTACGTCGTCAGCACCCTGCGCGAGGCGGGGTACCGCCCGCAGGTCACGCAGTTCAACTACCCGACGTGGGGCGAGAGCCAGGCGCCGGTGCTCAACCAGGTCAAGCCGACGCCGAAGGTGTACCGGCCCGGCACGGCCGAGCAGTCCGACCTGCCGGACTCGGACTTCATCACGATGGCCAACTCGCCCACGACCGTGCTCACCAACGCACCCGTGTTCCCGGTCGGCGGGATCGTCGACCCGCCCACGGGCGGCTCCACCAGCGGCTGCGCGGCCGCGGACTACGCCGGCGTGTCCGGCAAGATCGCGCTCGTGCAGCGCGGCACGTGCGCGTTCATCGAGAAGTGGCAGCTCGCGCAGGCCGCGGGCGCCACGGGCGTGATCATCTACAACGAGGGCAACACGCCCGAGCGCCAGAACCCGATCTTCGTCGACAACCAGCCGGACCCGCCGGCGACGATCGCGGCCGTGATCACCAGCTACGCGCTCGGCAACGAGCTGCTGCAGGCCTACAAGCAGGGCAAGAACCCGACCGTCGACTTCAAGGTCTACGGCACGTTCACCGACCGCTTCCTGCCGCAGGTGATCGCCGAGACCAAGGGCGGCGATCCCAACCACGTCGTGCTCGCGGGCGCGCACCTGGACTCCGTGCCCGAAGGCCCGGGCATCAACGACGACGGCTCCGGCACGTCGACGCTGCTGTCGATGGCCCGTGAGCTGTCGGAGGGCCGGTACAACCTGCGCAACAAGGTCCGCTTCATGTGGTTCGGCGCCGAGGAGAACGGCCTGGTCGGCTCCTCCTACTACGCGCGCAACCTCAGCCAGAAGGAGGTGGACAAGATCGACGTGATGCTCGACTACGACATGCTCTCGTCCGCCAACTACATCCGAGGCGTGTACGACGGTGACGGCGACGACACCGAGGACGGCAGCGAGGCCTCCGAGTCACCCGACTCCGGCAAGGTCGAGGCGGTCTTCGAGGACTGGTTCCGCTCGCAGGGCCAGCCGGTCGTCAAGGGCCCGTTCGACGGTCGCTCGGACTACGTCGGCTTCACGCTCCGCGGCATCCCGTCCGGCGGCATCTACGCCGGCGCCGAGGGCGTCAAGACGCCCGAGGAGGAGCAGATCTTCGGCGGCGCCGCGGGCTCGTGGTACGACCCGTGCTACCACCAGATCTGCGACAACCTGAGCACCGTGTTCACCGGTGTCATGCCGCTCAGCGCCGAGGGCCTGGCGCCCGGTGGCACCGACGCCGAGAAGCGCGCGGCCCGTCGCAAGATGTCCGGCGGGGCGCTCAAGAGCCTCAAGGAGCTCGCCGCGGCGGCGTCCTACGCCGTGTACTACTTCGGCGCCTCGCGTGACGCCTTCGGCACCAAGCCGGGTGGCCACAAGCCGCCCAAGTGGCCGCGTCGCGGCCCGCGCTGGCACGGTCACGAGCACCGCGTCGGCCGCTAG
- a CDS encoding SigB/SigF/SigG family RNA polymerase sigma factor: protein MAPVAATLPRERGRAQDVTPLFERYRANGDQEALEALVERFLPLARHLARRYSAGSEREDVEQVAAVGLMKAIERYDPSRGLAFTSFAMPTILGEVKRYFRDLGWTVRVPRSLQELAPKVSRATEELSAQLGRTPTPEEVATKCGVTVEQMLEARASVSAHRADSLDRPWADDEESSTRGDLLGGEDPGFAHVERVTDIDRMLSQLPEREERIVRLRFEQDLTQREIAEQVGLSQMHVSRLLRDALTTLSEAG, encoded by the coding sequence ATGGCCCCAGTTGCTGCAACCCTTCCGCGTGAGCGTGGACGGGCCCAGGATGTCACCCCGCTGTTCGAGCGCTACCGGGCCAACGGTGATCAGGAAGCCCTGGAGGCGCTCGTGGAGCGCTTCTTGCCGTTGGCGCGCCATCTCGCGCGCCGATATTCGGCCGGCTCCGAGCGCGAGGACGTCGAGCAGGTCGCCGCGGTCGGCCTGATGAAGGCGATCGAGCGGTACGACCCCAGCCGCGGGCTCGCGTTCACCTCGTTCGCGATGCCGACGATCCTCGGCGAGGTCAAGCGCTACTTCCGCGACCTCGGCTGGACGGTCCGCGTCCCGCGGTCGCTGCAGGAGCTCGCCCCGAAGGTCTCGCGGGCGACGGAGGAGCTGTCCGCCCAGCTCGGACGCACCCCGACGCCGGAGGAGGTCGCGACCAAGTGCGGCGTGACCGTCGAGCAGATGCTCGAGGCGCGCGCCAGCGTCAGCGCCCACCGCGCCGACTCGCTGGACCGCCCGTGGGCGGACGACGAGGAGAGCTCGACCCGCGGGGACCTCCTCGGCGGGGAGGACCCCGGCTTCGCGCACGTCGAACGCGTCACCGACATCGACCGCATGCTGTCGCAGCTGCCCGAGCGCGAGGAGCGGATCGTCCGCCTGCGCTTCGAGCAGGACCTGACGCAGCGGGAGATCGCCGAGCAGGTCGGGCTCTCCCAGATGCACGTCTCGAGGCTCCTGCGGGACGCGCTGACGACGCTCTCCGAGGCCGGCTGA
- a CDS encoding fenitrothion hydrolase: protein MRPLLAHGIAAGADVPIPLTVALAAAAGVLVLSFAFLAAGWTRPRLRHAAALPDTALPRWSDALLGTLGVTAFAAVAYAGLAGTTLPNENLAPTAVYVGFWVGVPFASLLLGDVFRHVSPWRAVGRAAGALAARAGLASRPAPYPERLGRVPAAVGLFAFAVCELCWARAGEPRPLAILMLVYFVVMLVGMSLYGVEPWVRNADAFGVLFALLGSLSPLRGRRFAHSGTALGGTIALLLVAIGSTAFDGAREAAAFKRIAHALEDAGTHLGLSAEAALDTGRVAGLALCVVLVLAIWAAGVAPARRHARAFAHTLIPIAAGYLVAHYFSLAVVGGQALWPLANDPLGRGADLFGGAASEVDYAALSATTIWWVQIGALVAGHVAALVLAHDRALEVYGSARAAARSQLAMLGLMVVFTCTGLWLLSTGFSA from the coding sequence GTGAGGCCGCTGCTCGCGCACGGGATCGCGGCCGGCGCCGACGTGCCGATTCCGCTGACCGTCGCGCTCGCGGCCGCCGCCGGCGTGCTCGTCCTGTCCTTCGCCTTCCTCGCCGCCGGGTGGACACGCCCGCGGTTGCGCCACGCCGCCGCGCTTCCGGACACCGCGCTCCCGCGCTGGTCGGACGCGCTGCTGGGCACGCTCGGGGTCACGGCCTTCGCGGCCGTCGCCTACGCCGGGCTGGCCGGGACCACGCTCCCGAACGAGAACCTCGCCCCCACGGCCGTCTACGTCGGCTTCTGGGTGGGCGTGCCGTTCGCCTCGCTGCTGCTCGGCGACGTGTTCCGCCACGTGAGCCCGTGGCGGGCGGTCGGCCGCGCCGCGGGCGCGCTCGCTGCCCGTGCCGGGCTGGCCAGCCGGCCGGCGCCCTACCCGGAGCGGCTCGGCCGGGTCCCGGCGGCGGTCGGCCTGTTCGCGTTCGCCGTCTGCGAGCTGTGCTGGGCCCGGGCGGGCGAGCCGCGTCCGCTGGCGATCCTGATGCTCGTCTACTTCGTGGTGATGCTCGTGGGGATGAGCCTCTACGGCGTCGAGCCGTGGGTGCGCAACGCCGACGCCTTCGGCGTGCTGTTCGCGCTCCTCGGCAGCCTGTCGCCGCTGCGTGGCCGCCGCTTCGCCCACTCGGGCACCGCGCTCGGGGGCACGATCGCGCTGCTGCTGGTCGCGATCGGGTCGACCGCGTTCGACGGCGCACGCGAGGCCGCCGCGTTCAAGCGCATCGCCCACGCGCTCGAGGATGCCGGCACGCACCTCGGGCTGTCCGCCGAGGCGGCGCTGGACACCGGCCGCGTCGCCGGGCTCGCGCTGTGCGTGGTGCTCGTGCTCGCGATCTGGGCGGCGGGTGTCGCGCCCGCTCGCCGGCACGCGCGCGCGTTCGCGCACACGCTGATCCCGATCGCCGCGGGGTACCTGGTCGCGCACTACTTCTCGCTCGCCGTCGTGGGCGGACAGGCGCTGTGGCCGCTGGCCAACGACCCACTCGGCCGCGGCGCCGACCTGTTCGGGGGCGCCGCCTCGGAGGTCGACTACGCCGCGCTGAGCGCGACCACGATCTGGTGGGTGCAGATCGGCGCGCTCGTCGCCGGGCACGTCGCGGCGCTGGTGCTGGCGCACGACCGCGCGCTGGAGGTCTACGGCTCCGCGCGAGCGGCGGCGCGTTCGCAGCTCGCCATGCTCGGTCTGATGGTGGTGTTCACCTGCACCGGGCTCTGGCTGCTGTCGACGGGCTTCAGCGCCTGA
- the lepB gene encoding signal peptidase I — translation MTGTRPRTRLLGAAVGVALLMLVAYRTVGLLTVVTPSMQPELRVGDRVLVNKLVPELVPLRRGDVAVFEDPGGWARASARSRGEIAADALIVKRVIGVGGDHVVCCSADGALILNGTPLKEPYVAGNARRTMPLAFDVTVPDGRYWMMGDDRARSFDSGGFADAPGHGFVPAERIVGRVEATL, via the coding sequence TTGACCGGCACGCGTCCCCGCACCCGCCTGCTCGGCGCCGCGGTCGGCGTCGCGCTGTTGATGCTCGTCGCCTACCGGACGGTGGGCCTGCTGACGGTGGTCACGCCGTCGATGCAGCCCGAGCTGCGGGTCGGGGATCGCGTGCTGGTCAACAAGCTCGTCCCGGAGCTCGTCCCGCTGCGGCGGGGCGACGTCGCCGTCTTCGAGGACCCCGGCGGCTGGGCACGCGCCTCGGCGCGCAGCCGGGGCGAGATCGCCGCCGACGCGCTGATCGTCAAGCGCGTGATCGGGGTCGGCGGCGACCACGTCGTCTGCTGCTCGGCGGACGGCGCCCTCATCCTCAACGGCACGCCCTTGAAGGAGCCGTACGTGGCGGGGAACGCCCGCCGGACCATGCCGCTGGCCTTCGACGTGACCGTCCCGGACGGCCGCTACTGGATGATGGGCGACGACCGTGCGCGATCGTTCGACAGCGGCGGCTTCGCGGACGCACCCGGCCACGGGTTCGTGCCGGCCGAGCGCATCGTCGGCCGGGTCGAGGCGACGCTGTGA